Proteins from one Bacteroides mediterraneensis genomic window:
- the galE gene encoding UDP-glucose 4-epimerase GalE translates to MKKRILVTGGTGYIGSHTVVELQNSGYDVVIVDNLSNSRADVVDSIEQITGVRPAFEKVDCLDQAGLDAVFTKYPGIQGIIHFAASKAVGESVQKPLLYYRNNLVSLINLLELMPKHGVKGIIFSSSCTVYGQPDKLPVTEEAPIKKAESPYGNTKQINEEIIRDTVASGSPIHAIMLRYFNPIGAHPTALIGELPNGVPQNLIPYLTQTAMGIREKLSVFGDDYDTPDGSCIRDYIYVVDLAKAHVIAMDRILNDKQKDKVEVFNIGTGRGLSVLELIHKFEEATGVKLNYQIAPRRAGDIVKVWADPAYANAELGWKAETSIEDTLRSAWKWQVHLREKGIM, encoded by the coding sequence ATGAAAAAAAGAATTCTCGTGACAGGTGGAACCGGATACATAGGTTCTCATACTGTGGTTGAATTGCAGAATAGCGGCTACGACGTAGTAATTGTGGACAATCTTTCTAATTCACGTGCTGATGTAGTGGATAGTATTGAACAAATCACTGGAGTACGTCCTGCTTTTGAAAAAGTGGATTGTTTGGATCAGGCAGGTCTGGATGCGGTGTTTACGAAATATCCTGGAATCCAGGGAATTATTCATTTTGCAGCTAGCAAAGCTGTAGGTGAGTCTGTACAGAAACCGTTGCTGTATTATCGTAACAACTTGGTTTCATTGATTAATCTGCTGGAACTGATGCCGAAACATGGAGTAAAAGGAATCATCTTCTCTTCATCTTGTACGGTATACGGTCAGCCGGATAAATTGCCTGTAACAGAAGAGGCTCCTATCAAGAAGGCAGAATCTCCATACGGCAATACGAAGCAGATTAACGAAGAAATCATCCGTGATACTGTAGCCTCCGGTTCTCCGATTCATGCCATCATGTTGCGTTACTTCAACCCGATTGGCGCACATCCTACAGCTTTGATTGGTGAACTTCCGAACGGTGTACCGCAGAACCTGATTCCATATTTGACACAGACTGCCATGGGAATCCGTGAGAAGCTGAGTGTGTTCGGTGACGACTATGACACACCGGACGGTTCTTGTATCCGTGACTATATTTACGTGGTAGATTTGGCTAAAGCACACGTAATTGCGATGGACCGTATTTTGAATGACAAACAGAAAGACAAAGTGGAGGTATTTAATATCGGTACCGGACGCGGTCTTTCCGTATTGGAACTGATTCACAAGTTTGAAGAAGCTACAGGCGTGAAACTGAACTACCAGATTGCTCCGCGCCGTGCGGGTGATATCGTGAAGGTATGGGCTGATCCTGCTTATGCAAATGCAGAACTGGGCTGGAAAGCTGAAACTTCTATTGAAGATACCTTGCGTTCGGCCTGGAAATGGCAGGTTCATTTGCGTGAAAAAGGAATCATGTAA
- the rsxA gene encoding electron transport complex subunit RsxA: protein MEYILIFITAIFVNNIVLSQFLGICPFLGVSKKVETAMGMGAAVAFVLTLATIVTYVIQKFVLDAFGLGYLQTIAFILVIAALVQMVEIILKKVSPSLYQALGVFLPLITTNCCILGVTILVIQKNYDLLTGVVYAFSTALGFALALIVFAGIREQLSLVNIPKGMRGMSIALVTAGLLAMAFMGFSGVDKGLAVLFGLN from the coding sequence ATGGAATATATATTGATATTTATTACCGCAATCTTTGTGAACAACATCGTGTTGTCACAATTCTTGGGTATCTGTCCGTTTCTGGGAGTCTCCAAGAAAGTTGAAACCGCTATGGGTATGGGAGCAGCGGTAGCTTTCGTGCTGACGCTGGCCACTATCGTGACATACGTCATTCAGAAGTTTGTGCTGGATGCATTCGGACTGGGATATTTGCAGACCATTGCTTTTATCCTTGTCATCGCAGCTTTGGTGCAGATGGTGGAAATTATCCTGAAAAAAGTTTCACCTTCTTTGTATCAGGCACTGGGTGTGTTTCTTCCGTTGATTACCACCAACTGCTGCATTCTGGGTGTGACCATTCTGGTGATTCAGAAGAACTATGACTTGCTGACAGGTGTGGTTTATGCTTTCTCTACCGCATTGGGCTTTGCCTTGGCATTGATTGTATTTGCTGGTATCCGGGAACAGCTGAGTCTGGTCAACATCCCGAAAGGCATGCGCGGCATGTCTATTGCTTTGGTGACAGCTGGTTTGCTGGCCATGGCCTTTATGGGATTCTCTGGAGTAGATAAAGGACTGGCTGTGCTGTTTGGCTTGAACTGA